The genomic DNA AGCAGCGAGGTCCCCGAGCCCACTGCCACTCCGTCAACTCCAGAGGAGGCTGAACCATCTACTGAAGTACAGCCGACGCCTCAGCCCTCAGCCCCTGCACAGTCACAGCCAGAGACTCCAGTTGAGTCCACCGTGGCCGCGCCCCTCATTCCCTCCCAGCCATCCCCAACTGTTCAGGGGTCTTCCTCGGTGGTTACTGGTccagcttcgtcttcggtCGCTCATGCAACAAATCAATGCTCCGTCAAAACGGTCACCAAGACTCGTCTCCAAACTGCTCTCCCAACTCATGCTAAGCCCAGCTCCCTGCTCAATGGTGGAAAGGTTTACGAGCGCTCTAAGCCTCTGTATACCAGCTACGATGCCTCTTCGTTCGTCAGCGTCAAGTCTGCGGGCGCAAAGGGAGACGGATCGACCGACGATACAGCAGCCATCCAGAAGATTCTGAACAGCGCCAAGGAGGACCAGATAGTTTACTTCGACCACGGAGCCTACATCATCACCGATACCATCAAGGTGCCCAAGAACGTCAAGATCACGGGTGAAGTATGGCCCGTCCTGATGGCCTACGGCCAGAAGTTCGGCGATGAGAAGAACCCTATCCCCATGCTTCAGGTCGGAGAAGTAGGTGAGACCGGCTCCGTCGAAATCACCGACATCGCGCTGCAGACCAAGGGCCCCGCCCCTGGCGCAATCCTAATGCAGTGGAACCTCGCGGAGTCCTCCCAGGGCGCCGCCGGTATGTGGGACACCCACTTCCGCATCGGTGGATCAGCAGGCACCGAGCTGCAGAGCGACAAGTGTGCCAAGACGCCGAAGCAAACCACCACGCCCAACAAGGAGTGCATTGCCGCATTCATGCTCATGCACATCACGGAGAAGGCGAGCGCTTACATCGAGAACTCCTGGTTCTGGGTCGCCGACCACGAACTCGACCTCCCCGACCACAACCAGATCAACGTCTACAACGGTCGTGGCGTCTACATCGAATCCCAAGGCCCCGTCTGGCTCTACGGTACCGCCTCCGAGCACAACCAGCTCTACAACTACCAGGTCACTAACGCCAAGAACGTCTTCATGGGCCTCATCCAGACAGAAACCCCCTACTACCAGGCTAACCCCAACGCCCTGACCCCCTTCACCCCGCAGACGAACTGGAACGACCCCGACTTCTCCTACTGTAAGACCGACGGCTGCCGCAAGGCATGGGGTCTGCGCGTCCAGAACACCTCCGACATGTACGTGTACGGCGCAGGCCTGTACAGTTTCTTCGAGAACTACGGCCAGACCTGTCTGGCCACGGAGTCCTGCCAGGAAAACATGGTCGAGGTTGACTGCTCCGACGTACACATCTACGGATTGAGCACTAAGGCTAGCACGAACATGATCACGTCGAACAGCGGCGCCGGTCTTGTCCCCCAGGATGAGAACAGGAGCAACTTCTGCTCGACTATTGCTCTGTTCCAACAGtcatgatttctctttttgtatGATGTTAGACTTTCATTTCTGATGTGTCCCTTGCTTAATCACTCGGCCTTTGCTTCTATCGCGTCGTTGTGGAGTAAATATTGGAATCAAGTGATGTATGATTCAATGTAATGGACTTGGTTTGCCTGTTTGAATGGACGCCTGGGCGTTGTACAAGTCACGACTGCGATAGAAGGGTCGTTTAGCACGGGAGGCActgctttttgttctttttgtggATACCACTTCGTTGTTCAATCGTTAATTAGACTTTTGGTTCTATGTTAACCCGAAAAATGTCCTGGTAGGATATCACATTAATTACATCATATTAGAGTAAGAGACTCTGCTCGTATGGTAAATAACTGTCTCCACTGATAGATCTCATGCACATATGCACACATGCATGTCATACATAACTCCCGCTTTACATAGCATATAAA from Aspergillus oryzae RIB40 DNA, chromosome 7 includes the following:
- the exgO gene encoding exo-beta-1,3-glucanase Exg0 (predicted protein) — encoded protein: MASLHTTIMLFLAHVLLLLGLPAGMVGAVPLGQETDITTNLAARAASEYWVGTIKRQGAVAFGNGTDYQVYRNVKDFGAKGDGSTDDTAAINQAISSGNRCGKGCDSSTVTPALVYFPPGTYVVSKPIVQYYYTQIVGDAVNLPVIKAAAGFAGMAVIDADPYEDDGSNWYTNQNNFFRAIRNLVIDLTAMPQGSGAGIHWQVGQATSLQNIRFEMIKGGGDANKQQGIFMDNGSGGFMSDLTFNGGNYGMFLGNQQFTTRNLTFNDCNTAIFMNWNWAWTFKSLSINNCQVGLNMSNAPQNQTVGSVLILDSQLTNTPTGVVSAFTENSIPIGGGVLILDNVDFSGSKVAVAGITGNTILAGGSVVTNWVQGNGYLPGSAKQKREASVKVITQTVTETVEVCTADYTDSPSAPTALPSSLGESRTAGLLPTLPLPNIPLLSGLLSGSQSSATQPAGVLSSEVPEPTATPSTPEEAEPSTEVQPTPQPSAPAQSQPETPVESTVAAPLIPSQPSPTVQGSSSVVTGPASSSVAHATNQCSVKTVTKTRLQTALPTHAKPSSLLNGGKVYERSKPLYTSYDASSFVSVKSAGAKGDGSTDDTAAIQKILNSAKEDQIVYFDHGAYIITDTIKVPKNVKITGEVWPVLMAYGQKFGDEKNPIPMLQVGEVGETGSVEITDIALQTKGPAPGAILMQWNLAESSQGAAGMWDTHFRIGGSAGTELQSDKCAKTPKQTTTPNKECIAAFMLMHITEKASAYIENSWFWVADHELDLPDHNQINVYNGRGVYIESQGPVWLYGTASEHNQLYNYQVTNAKNVFMGLIQTETPYYQANPNALTPFTPQTNWNDPDFSYCKTDGCRKAWGLRVQNTSDMYVYGAGLYSFFENYGQTCLATESCQENMVEVDCSDVHIYGLSTKASTNMITSNSGAGLVPQDENRSNFCSTIALFQQS